GCTCGGGCGTGAGGCTGCCCCACCACTTCCTGGACGCCACGAGCGCTACCGGCGTGTAGACGTGATTGGTGATCGTCAGGTATTTCTGCACCTCGAACATCTTGTTGGCGTACATGTCGACCACTGGATGCTCGTAGCCGTCAAGGGCCTTGATCTCCAATGCGGGGTAGACCTCCGTGAACGCCATGGGCACCGCGTTCATGCCCATCGCGTTGAAGCTCGCCAGCGCCATCGGGCTCTGCATCACACGCACCTTCAGGCCCTTCATGTCGGCCATGGTGTTGAGCGGGCGCTTGCTGTTCGACATGTTCCGGAACGCGCCGCCGGCCCAGACCAGCCCGTGCATGTTCATGTCGCCCAAGCCGTCGAGCAGCTTGCGGCCGATGGGGCCGTCGAGCACGTAGGCCGCCTCGGCGTCGGTGCCGAACAGGAATGGGAAGTCGAAGATCTGCAGCTCCTTCTTGCGCGCTGCGATGGGCGATACCGCGCCGAGGTAAAGGTCCTGCACGCCGCTCTGCACCGCGATCAGCATCTTGTCCTCGGAGCCGAGCGTCGCGCTGCCGTAGACGTCGATCGCCACCTTGCCGTTGGTCGCCTTGGCCACGCCGGCGGCGAACTGCTTCATCGCGACGGCGCGCGGGTGGGAGTCGGCGAACGAATGGCCGAGCTTCGCCTTCTTGACATCCTGGGCCGCTGCGATCGATGTGCAGGCGAGCAGGAAGGTGGCGGCCAGCGCCTTGCCGATGACGCGGCGGGTGGGTGACTTCATGGCGGTTGTCTCGCGGTTGAGAAGAAGATTCATGCGTTAACAGGCCCCAGCTGCTCTCGGGTCGGCAGCCCGTCGCAGTCGCCGGGAAACTGCACGACGCGCGCGCCGATGGCGTTGCCGCGTGCCGCCGCGGCGGACAGGGGCTCGCCTTCCAGCAGCGCGGACACGACGCCGACGGCGAAGCCATCGCCGGCGCCGACGGTGTCGACGACGCGCTCGACCGCGATGCCGGGCGCGTGGCCTTGTTCGCTGCGGGTGGCGAAGTAAGCGCCGGCGGGTCCGAGCTTGACGACGACGCCGCGGGCGCCTCGCTCGAGATAGAAGCTGGCGATGTCCGGGGGGCTGTCGCGTCCGGTCAGCAGCCGTCCCTCGTCCAGGCCCGGGAGGATCCAGTCGCTGTGCGAGGCGAGCCGGTTCAGGCATTCGACCATCTCGGCCTGCGACCGCCACAGGCTCGGCCGCAGGTTGGGGTCGAAGGACACCGTGCGGCCCTGCGTGCGCGCGTCGGCGGCCATCTCGAACACCAGCTCGCGCGTCGTCGGCGATACCGCCACGAAGATGCCCGTCAGGTGCAGGTGGCGCGACGCGGCGCAGTAGGCCTTGGGGTTGTCGGCCGGGCCGAGGCGGCTGGCCGCGGACCCGCGGCGGAAGTACTCGATCTTCGGATCGCTGCCGTCATCGCTGCGCGACTTGAGCATGAAGGCCGTCGGGTTCTCGGGGTCGAGGGACACGTGCGTCCGGTCCACGCCCTCGCGGTCCAGCGTGGCGCAGAGATGCCGGCCGAACGAGTCGTCGCCCAGGCGGCTGACGTAGCCGACCTTCAGCCCGAGGCGGGCCAGGCCGATCGCGACGTTGAGGTCCGCGCCCGCGGTCGTGCGCGCGAACCCTTCGACCTCGTGCAGCGGTCCGGTCTGCTGCGCCGCGAAGAGGATCATCGCTTCGCCGACGGTGACGACATCGAGCTGCATCGCGGAAGTCACTCGAAGTTCAGCAGCACCTTCATCGATTGCGACCGGTCGGCCGCGAGCGCGAAGGCGCGACCGGCGTCGCGGTAGGGAAGGGTGGCCGAGATCAGCGGCTTCAGGTCGACGAGCCGCTGGTTGATCAGGCTCACCGCCGTGCCGAACTCCTCGTGGAAGCGGAATGCGCCGCGCAGGTCGAACTCCTTGGCCACCACCATGTTGAGCGGCAGCGTCATCTCGCCGCCCGACAGGCCGAGCTGGACGATCACGCCGCGCGGGCGAACGACCTCGAAGGCCGAGCGCAGCGCGCGTTCGTTGCCGCTGGCCTCGAACAGCACGTCGAACTGCCCCTTGTCGGCGGCATGGCGGGCCAGTGCCTCGGGCTGCTGCGCGACGTTGATCGTCTCGTCGGCGCCGACGAGGGCGACCTTGCGCAGCGGCTGGTCGACCACGTCGGTGGCGACGATGTGGGTGGCGCCCGCGCGGCGCGCGGCGACGACCGCCATCGCGCCGA
The Piscinibacter sp. XHJ-5 DNA segment above includes these coding regions:
- a CDS encoding DctP family TRAP transporter solute-binding subunit, which codes for MKSPTRRVIGKALAATFLLACTSIAAAQDVKKAKLGHSFADSHPRAVAMKQFAAGVAKATNGKVAIDVYGSATLGSEDKMLIAVQSGVQDLYLGAVSPIAARKKELQIFDFPFLFGTDAEAAYVLDGPIGRKLLDGLGDMNMHGLVWAGGAFRNMSNSKRPLNTMADMKGLKVRVMQSPMALASFNAMGMNAVPMAFTEVYPALEIKALDGYEHPVVDMYANKMFEVQKYLTITNHVYTPVALVASRKWWGSLTPEQQAAVQKVAEETRTFERSEEVRQAADVVSQLKDKGMSVTEMPASELEKIRSAVQPVIDKNSETIGKEFVQSVYGELQKFRAGRR
- a CDS encoding sugar kinase, with the translated sequence MQLDVVTVGEAMILFAAQQTGPLHEVEGFARTTAGADLNVAIGLARLGLKVGYVSRLGDDSFGRHLCATLDREGVDRTHVSLDPENPTAFMLKSRSDDGSDPKIEYFRRGSAASRLGPADNPKAYCAASRHLHLTGIFVAVSPTTRELVFEMAADARTQGRTVSFDPNLRPSLWRSQAEMVECLNRLASHSDWILPGLDEGRLLTGRDSPPDIASFYLERGARGVVVKLGPAGAYFATRSEQGHAPGIAVERVVDTVGAGDGFAVGVVSALLEGEPLSAAAARGNAIGARVVQFPGDCDGLPTREQLGPVNA